A genome region from Ralstonia solanacearum K60 includes the following:
- a CDS encoding phage baseplate assembly protein — translation MTAFNEQVSLTVGGKRHTGWTSYEIDSDLLIPADAWHVKIAIQEGKLPAVVQRGALTEVRMRDQLVLTGRIDDIDDEISKDSHDATISGRDGAAILVDCSAPIFVNRKATLAEIIEKVVKPLGITRTRIEAPKDTTFEKINVDPGDSAWEVISHAAEAVGLWPWFEPDGTLVVGGPDYSKPPVATLVQRFSGKGNNVERLRRKDGIARCYSEVTVMSQSHTTESARAKAIIKATYRDPSVQWYRPKIVIDHEADSQKAASARAKKLMADSRLNAFTLEATVAGHTINAPGMPGHGQLWTPGQRVHVFSEPHGIDAVFFLMARRFTGGRTRATQTRLTFKEDGMWIVEAHPHNKRHRRGRNGISGGEAQIYEVDN, via the coding sequence ATGACGGCATTTAACGAACAGGTCTCGCTGACGGTAGGCGGCAAGCGCCATACCGGCTGGACGTCCTACGAGATCGACAGCGATCTGCTGATCCCGGCTGATGCCTGGCACGTCAAGATCGCCATCCAGGAGGGCAAGCTGCCGGCCGTCGTTCAACGTGGCGCGCTGACCGAGGTGCGCATGCGCGACCAGCTCGTGCTCACCGGCCGCATCGACGATATCGACGATGAAATCAGCAAAGACAGCCACGATGCGACGATCAGCGGCCGGGATGGCGCTGCCATCCTGGTCGACTGCTCCGCGCCGATCTTTGTGAACCGGAAGGCCACCCTCGCGGAGATCATCGAGAAGGTGGTTAAACCGCTCGGGATCACGCGCACTCGCATCGAGGCGCCGAAGGATACGACCTTCGAGAAGATCAACGTGGACCCCGGCGATTCGGCGTGGGAGGTCATTTCGCACGCGGCAGAGGCGGTCGGCCTCTGGCCGTGGTTCGAGCCGGACGGCACCCTGGTCGTGGGTGGCCCGGACTACAGCAAGCCGCCCGTGGCTACGCTGGTCCAGCGATTCTCTGGCAAGGGAAACAACGTCGAGCGCTTGCGCCGCAAGGATGGCATCGCCCGTTGCTATTCCGAGGTCACGGTGATGTCGCAGTCGCACACGACGGAGAGTGCGCGCGCCAAGGCCATCATCAAGGCGACCTACCGCGATCCCTCCGTGCAGTGGTACCGACCGAAGATCGTTATCGACCACGAGGCCGACAGTCAGAAGGCGGCGTCCGCGCGTGCAAAGAAGCTGATGGCGGACAGCCGCTTGAATGCCTTCACGTTGGAGGCCACCGTCGCCGGCCACACGATCAACGCGCCTGGCATGCCTGGCCACGGGCAGCTCTGGACGCCTGGCCAGCGTGTGCACGTCTTCTCCGAGCCACACGGAATCGATGCCGTCTTCTTCCTGATGGCTCGACGGTTCACCGGCGGTCGCACCCGCGCAACACAGACGCGCCTCACATTCAAAGAGGATGGCATGTGGATCGTGGAGGCTCACCCACACAACAAGCGGCATCGCCGTGGCCGGAATGGCATCAGCGGCGGCGAGGCGCAGATCTACGAGGTCGACAACTGA